From the Macaca nemestrina isolate mMacNem1 chromosome 7, mMacNem.hap1, whole genome shotgun sequence genome, one window contains:
- the LOC139364113 gene encoding inactive ribonuclease-like protein 9 — protein MMRTAITTHPLLLLLLLQQLLQPVQFQEVDTDFDSPDDDMEEFEEYLEEFHRTGPTRPPTKENVERRVIIEPGMPLYDRDYCNAEIMRKNVYHKLRCVTEHYFLLMQYDELEKICYNRFVPCKNGVRKCNRSKGLVEGVYCNLTEAYEIPWCRYKSFYRRGYVLITCAWQNEIHKLIPHTINDLVEPPKHRSFLNEDGVFVIPP, from the coding sequence ATGATGAGAACTGCGATCACCACACACCCACTGCTCCTGCTTCTATtgctgcagcagctgctgcagccaGTGCAGTTTCAAGAGGTGGATACAGATTTTGATTCCCCAGATGATGATATGGAAGAATTTGAAGAGTATTTGGAAGAATTTCATAGGACAGGGCCCACCAGACCACCTACCAAAGAAAACGTCGAAAGACGTGTCATTATTGAACCTGGAATGCCATTATATGATAGGGACTACTGTAATGCAGAAATCATGAGAAAAAATGTTTACCACAAACTGCGTTGTGTGACAGAACATTACTTCCTCCTTATGCAATATGACGAGCTGGAAAAAATCTGTTACAACAGATTTGTGCCATGTAAGAATGGAGTTAGGAAATGCAACAGGAGCAAGGGTCTTGTAGAAGGAGTGTATTGTAATTTAACAGAAGCATATGAAATACCGTGGTGTagatataaatcattttataggAGGGGCTATGTCCTTATCACCTGTGCATGGCAAAATGAAATACACAAACTTATTCCTCATACTATAAATGATCTCGTGGAGCCACCTAAACACAGAAGTTTCCTCAATGAGGATGGTGTCTTTGTCATACCGCCCTAG